Proteins from a genomic interval of Clostridium cochlearium:
- a CDS encoding V-type ATP synthase subunit D, which produces MENITPTKANLMSAQNSLEFSEKGFELLDKKRNVLIRELMSYVDLSKEIQEKINTTFKEAYDALKNANITMGIRDVEDIASTISEATDYTVIFKSVMGVEVPVIKFQEKDIVPRYSFYKTNSAMDIAYTKFNKIRYLIYTLAQVENAVYRLAIEVKKTQKRANALENIQIPKFKAIIKEISSVLEEKEREDFFRLKVVKKKKY; this is translated from the coding sequence ATGGAAAATATTACTCCAACTAAGGCAAATCTTATGAGTGCACAAAATTCATTAGAATTCTCTGAAAAGGGTTTTGAGTTATTAGATAAAAAAAGAAATGTACTAATTAGAGAGCTTATGTCTTATGTGGATTTATCTAAAGAAATTCAAGAAAAAATTAATACTACTTTTAAAGAAGCCTATGATGCACTAAAAAATGCAAATATAACTATGGGTATTAGGGATGTAGAAGATATTGCATCTACTATATCAGAGGCTACAGATTATACGGTAATTTTTAAATCTGTTATGGGAGTAGAGGTTCCTGTAATAAAATTTCAAGAGAAAGATATAGTTCCAAGATATAGTTTTTACAAAACTAATTCAGCCATGGATATTGCTTATACTAAATTTAATAAAATAAGATATTTGATTTACACTTTAGCTCAAGTAGAGAATGCAGTATATAGGCTAGCAATTGAAGTAAAAAAAACTCAAAAGAGGGCAAATGCCTTAGAAAATATTCAAATACCTAAATTTAAAGCTATAATTAAAGAAATTAGCAGTGTTTTAGAGGAAAAAGAAAGGGAAGATTTCTTTAGACTAAAAGTAGTGAAAAAAAAGAAATATTAA
- a CDS encoding V-type ATP synthase subunit B, whose product MKKEYLVLDKVQGPLVVLSEVEGVAYDEIVEIKVSNGEIKKGRVVQLQGDKAVIQVFESTIGMSLNNTAVSFTGKPLEISLSKEVIGREFNGTGETIDGRGPIYSNKKYNVNGRPINPVARKYPRNFIQTGISSIDCLTTLIRGQKLPIFSGNGMPHNELAAQIVRQAKIGNDDKKDKFVVVFAAMGIKHDDKEFFRKRFEEAGIIDRLVMFTNLADDPIVERITTPRVALTTAEYLAFEEGMHVLVIMTDITNYCEALRELSSSREEVPSRKGYPGYLYSDLASLYERAGMMKEKEGSITQLPILTMPNDDITHPIPDLTGYITEGQIVLSRDIWGKNIYPPVNILPSLSRLMKDGIGEGYTRKDHEEVSTQLFASYSYVQDVKSLSQVIGEDELSSIDKIYMEFGRKFENRFLNQDFDENRSIEETLDLSWELLSILPKSELDRISPDTLEKYYRGDE is encoded by the coding sequence ATGAAAAAAGAATATTTAGTATTAGATAAAGTACAAGGTCCCTTGGTTGTTTTATCAGAGGTAGAAGGAGTTGCCTACGATGAAATAGTTGAAATAAAAGTTTCTAATGGAGAAATAAAAAAGGGAAGAGTAGTTCAGTTACAAGGAGATAAAGCTGTAATTCAGGTTTTTGAATCCACCATAGGAATGTCCCTAAATAATACTGCGGTGTCATTTACAGGAAAGCCTTTAGAAATAAGTCTTTCTAAAGAAGTAATAGGTAGAGAATTTAATGGCACTGGTGAAACTATAGATGGGAGAGGGCCAATATATAGTAATAAGAAGTATAATGTTAATGGTAGACCTATTAATCCCGTTGCTCGTAAATATCCAAGAAATTTTATTCAAACAGGCATTTCATCTATAGATTGTTTAACTACATTAATAAGAGGTCAAAAACTTCCTATATTTTCGGGAAATGGTATGCCACATAATGAGTTAGCAGCTCAAATAGTAAGGCAAGCTAAAATTGGAAATGACGATAAAAAAGATAAATTTGTAGTAGTTTTTGCAGCTATGGGAATAAAACATGATGATAAAGAATTTTTCAGGAAAAGATTTGAAGAGGCAGGTATTATAGATAGACTAGTAATGTTTACTAACTTAGCAGATGATCCAATAGTGGAAAGGATAACTACACCAAGAGTTGCCTTAACAACAGCAGAATATTTAGCATTTGAAGAGGGTATGCATGTATTAGTGATAATGACAGATATAACAAATTATTGTGAAGCGTTGAGAGAATTATCATCATCAAGAGAAGAGGTACCTAGTAGAAAGGGGTATCCCGGATATCTTTATTCTGATTTGGCTTCATTGTATGAAAGGGCAGGTATGATGAAAGAAAAAGAGGGATCTATAACTCAACTTCCAATATTGACAATGCCTAATGATGACATAACACATCCAATACCAGATTTAACTGGATATATAACTGAAGGACAAATTGTTTTAAGTAGAGATATATGGGGAAAAAATATATATCCTCCAGTAAATATATTACCGTCATTATCAAGATTAATGAAAGATGGTATAGGAGAAGGATATACAAGAAAGGATCATGAAGAGGTATCAACTCAATTATTTGCAAGTTATTCTTATGTTCAAGATGTAAAATCACTTTCACAAGTAATTGGGGAAGATGAGTTATCTTCTATAGATAAAATATACATGGAATTTGGAAGGAAATTTGAGAATAGATTTTTAAATCAAGATTTTGATGAAAATAGAAGCATAGAAGAGACGTTAGATTTATCGTGGGAACTATTATCAATTTTACCTAAATCTGAATTAGATAGAATAAGTCCAGATACATTAGAAAAGTACTATAGAGGTGATGAGTAA
- a CDS encoding V-type ATP synthase subunit A produces MPLSLKLGPGIIGNMFDGIQRPLKKINEISYGFIDEGIGLISIDKEKQWDIDILVKVGDKLKSGDVYAEVQETNIIKHKIMVPQRVKGEVIKVKENGKYNIEENIVTLKDGENIYKLNLYQRWPVRKPRPIKNRLPLSKPLITGQRILDMFFPIAKGGTVAIPGSFGTGKTMTQHQLAKWSDADIIVYIGCGERGNEMTEVLEDFPKLVDPKTNTSLMNRTVLIANTSNMPVAAREASIYTGITIAEYYRDMGYDVAIMADSTSRITSYSQYMSMLTDWYIENISEDVIDLKNKMLKILFEENKLQEIVKLVGEDVLPDDQRLILEVARILKVGFLQQNAYHNEDTYVPKEKQYKMLKAIELLYDNAYKCVKMGIPISQIRNEEIFGELVKMKYNIPNEDLSGIAEIEGKIYSYYKELIEQYSK; encoded by the coding sequence ATGCCATTATCATTAAAATTAGGACCAGGAATAATAGGAAATATGTTTGATGGTATACAAAGGCCTTTAAAAAAAATAAATGAAATATCTTATGGATTTATAGATGAAGGGATTGGATTGATATCTATAGATAAAGAAAAACAATGGGATATAGATATTTTAGTTAAAGTTGGAGATAAACTAAAATCAGGAGATGTATATGCTGAAGTTCAAGAAACTAATATTATAAAACATAAAATAATGGTTCCTCAAAGGGTAAAGGGAGAGGTTATAAAAGTAAAAGAAAATGGAAAATACAACATAGAAGAAAATATTGTAACTTTAAAGGATGGAGAAAATATATACAAATTAAATTTATATCAAAGATGGCCAGTTAGAAAACCTAGACCCATAAAAAATAGACTACCTTTAAGTAAGCCACTAATAACAGGTCAAAGAATATTAGATATGTTTTTTCCTATTGCAAAAGGAGGTACTGTAGCAATTCCAGGTAGTTTTGGGACTGGAAAAACAATGACCCAACATCAGTTAGCTAAATGGTCTGATGCAGACATAATAGTTTATATCGGATGTGGTGAAAGAGGAAATGAAATGACAGAAGTTTTAGAGGATTTTCCTAAACTTGTAGATCCTAAAACAAATACTTCTCTTATGAATAGGACAGTTTTAATTGCAAATACATCTAATATGCCTGTTGCAGCTAGAGAAGCGTCTATATATACAGGTATAACTATAGCTGAATATTATAGAGACATGGGGTATGATGTAGCTATTATGGCAGATTCAACATCAAGAATTACAAGTTATAGCCAATATATGTCTATGCTAACTGATTGGTATATTGAAAATATATCGGAGGATGTAATAGATTTAAAGAATAAAATGCTTAAAATATTGTTTGAAGAAAACAAACTTCAGGAAATAGTTAAATTGGTAGGAGAAGATGTTCTTCCTGATGATCAAAGACTTATTTTAGAAGTAGCAAGAATTTTAAAAGTAGGTTTTTTACAACAAAATGCATATCATAATGAGGACACTTATGTACCAAAAGAAAAACAATATAAAATGCTAAAGGCTATAGAATTACTTTATGATAATGCATATAAATGTGTCAAAATGGGAATTCCTATTTCACAAATTAGAAATGAAGAAATATTTGGAGAGTTAGTTAAGATGAAATACAATATACCTAATGAAGATCTATCAGGTATTGCAGAAATAGAAGGGAAAATATATTCATATTATAAAGAGCTTATAGAACAATATAGTAAATAA
- a CDS encoding V-type ATPase subunit — MYISKIHLKNKKEHENNISTVVAYLELALIEIRNIISLIEIKRYGINNEDLYKYLSLTID; from the coding sequence ATGTATATAAGTAAGATACATTTAAAAAATAAAAAAGAACATGAAAATAATATAAGTACAGTAGTTGCTTATTTAGAACTGGCTTTAATTGAAATAAGAAATATAATTTCTTTAATTGAAATAAAAAGATATGGAATTAATAATGAAGATTTATATAAATATTTAAGCTTAACTATTGATTGA
- a CDS encoding V-type ATPase subunit — MEQYKKIIQCENYKEVLSFISNETYYGEILKKYNLREIHRGQLEYILMKEYILNMESS, encoded by the coding sequence ATAGAACAGTATAAAAAAATTATACAATGTGAAAATTATAAAGAAGTATTAAGTTTCATAAGCAATGAAACATATTATGGAGAAATATTAAAAAAATATAATTTACGCGAAATTCATAGAGGACAATTAGAATATATACTAATGAAAGAGTATATTTTGAACATGGAAAGTTCGTAA
- a CDS encoding tetratricopeptide repeat protein gives MNYFQKANDYYNLKDYHKAIALYKKSIKLKTNEAASLYNTAVCFIKLKNFKDAIPLLKKSLLLKKDSKYFFNLGYCYIMLDNNKKALINFKAAWALNPNDSDCKKAISLIENKYKTSKDNL, from the coding sequence ATGAATTATTTTCAAAAAGCAAATGATTATTATAATTTAAAAGACTATCATAAAGCCATTGCTTTATATAAAAAATCCATAAAATTAAAAACAAATGAAGCTGCTTCTTTATACAATACTGCTGTATGTTTTATAAAATTAAAGAATTTTAAAGATGCAATACCTTTATTGAAAAAATCTCTTTTATTAAAAAAAGATAGTAAATACTTCTTTAATTTAGGTTATTGTTACATAATGTTAGATAACAACAAAAAAGCTTTAATTAATTTTAAAGCTGCTTGGGCATTAAATCCAAATGATAGTGATTGTAAAAAAGCTATTTCTTTAATAGAAAATAAGTATAAAACTTCAAAAGATAATCTGTGA
- a CDS encoding transglutaminase-like domain-containing protein — translation MNNINPITLIMIVVFLYPILKGFLFKFSSQDLKLDIEETNRSISFIVGLLIGTIGGKKIFLQHDEGIYKSIYYSISQNIINYIENKPIIIYLVLIPLFIFIIYKITFILLHLINSITFYPVLDRIERYLRGKSNIFKRIVGAISQIPKSIAFILIVAFSLNIGSMFYTNSSLNTYLNESLPYKYVCQEFVIPITNSKLAQKLPKIIDNSFKIVSKDIESNNDTKNNIDRSRTIVYYNGITLSEGVKSNKEIDDFARFLVKDEVETRKKAKILYNWVGSNIIYDYEKANKVLNDDFNVSSGAIPTFNTKKGICFDYSCLYVAMCRANGIHVRLVTGMGFNGMNWVSHAWNEVYLPEEDTWISVDTTFYKGGNYFDSKRFNLDHKDDNIAGEW, via the coding sequence ATGAATAATATAAATCCCATAACATTAATAATGATTGTGGTATTTTTATATCCAATATTAAAAGGGTTTTTATTCAAATTTTCATCCCAGGATTTGAAACTAGATATAGAAGAAACTAATAGGAGCATATCATTTATAGTGGGACTTTTAATAGGAACCATAGGTGGGAAGAAAATATTTTTACAACATGATGAAGGAATATATAAGTCTATATATTATTCTATATCACAAAATATAATTAACTATATAGAGAATAAACCGATTATAATATATTTAGTTTTAATACCCTTATTTATTTTTATAATATATAAAATTACGTTTATATTGTTACATTTGATTAATAGTATAACTTTTTATCCAGTATTAGATAGGATAGAAAGATATTTAAGGGGAAAAAGTAATATTTTTAAAAGAATTGTAGGAGCAATATCTCAAATTCCTAAATCTATAGCTTTTATATTAATAGTAGCTTTTAGTTTAAATATAGGGTCTATGTTTTATACGAACAGCTCTTTAAATACATATTTAAATGAATCATTACCATATAAATATGTATGTCAAGAATTTGTGATACCAATAACCAATTCCAAATTAGCACAAAAACTGCCTAAAATAATAGATAATTCTTTTAAAATAGTATCTAAAGATATAGAATCCAATAATGATACAAAGAATAATATAGATAGATCTAGGACTATAGTATATTACAATGGAATAACTCTAAGTGAAGGGGTAAAATCAAATAAGGAAATAGATGATTTTGCTAGATTTTTAGTAAAAGATGAAGTAGAAACTAGGAAAAAAGCTAAGATATTATATAATTGGGTGGGAAGTAATATAATTTATGATTATGAAAAAGCTAATAAAGTATTAAATGATGATTTTAATGTATCTTCAGGTGCAATTCCTACTTTTAACACTAAAAAAGGAATTTGTTTTGATTATTCATGTTTATACGTGGCTATGTGTAGAGCTAATGGAATACATGTGAGACTAGTGACAGGTATGGGGTTTAATGGCATGAACTGGGTAAGTCATGCTTGGAATGAAGTATATTTACCTGAAGAAGATACATGGATCAGTGTAGATACTACTTTTTATAAAGGTGGTAATTATTTTGATAGTAAAAGATTTAATTTAGATCATAAGGATGATAATATTGCAGGAGAATGGTAA
- the recX gene encoding recombination regulator RecX, giving the protein MNKSEKNKVTKIEIQKRNKKRVNLYINDEYAMAFSTEIAFKHNLKVGQEIDYEELKIIAEEDNYIKCKSDALRFIEKSYKTEKQVYNKLIAKGYDNATIEKVIDFLIEYKFIDDCRFVELYIEERLEREGRNKIKYSLMKKGISESNIDEKLNYIDRDTERDALNKIAEKKYKSILKSEEDKKKIYNKLGRFLMSKGYLWEDVKCVLNKLLYNHGQ; this is encoded by the coding sequence TTGAATAAATCGGAGAAAAATAAAGTTACTAAAATAGAAATTCAAAAGAGAAATAAAAAAAGAGTAAACTTATATATAAATGATGAATATGCTATGGCTTTTAGTACAGAGATAGCATTTAAACATAATTTAAAAGTGGGACAAGAAATAGATTATGAAGAATTAAAAATTATTGCAGAGGAAGATAATTATATAAAATGTAAATCAGATGCTTTAAGATTTATTGAGAAAAGTTATAAAACAGAAAAACAAGTATATAATAAATTAATTGCTAAGGGATATGATAATGCAACTATAGAAAAAGTTATTGATTTTTTAATTGAATACAAATTTATAGATGATTGTAGATTTGTAGAACTCTATATAGAGGAAAGATTAGAAAGGGAGGGGAGAAATAAAATAAAATATTCACTTATGAAAAAGGGTATAAGTGAAAGTAATATAGATGAGAAATTAAATTATATAGATAGAGATACAGAAAGAGATGCTTTAAATAAAATAGCAGAAAAAAAATACAAATCTATATTAAAAAGTGAGGAGGATAAAAAAAAGATATATAATAAATTAGGAAGATTTTTAATGAGTAAAGGATATTTGTGGGAAGATGTGAAATGTGTATTAAATAAACTTTTATATAATCATGGTCAATAA
- a CDS encoding M16 family metallopeptidase: MFQSKELNLPNGFKAIIVKKDTPIFSINLGVGIGSIFESEKEKGISHFIEHMLFKGTENRTNKKLNEDLEELAGEYNAYTDYNCTVYSITALNDEFENAMEIISDMVIKSNFPKDEVEKERKVILSELNGSKDDIEDFSFVKIKQLAYRNSPLKYDTIGTRENIENFTKNQLKNFYSKYYVPNNSYISVVSSYDYDYVERVIYKYFNMWSKKEFVKKNVSFEENIPGKYIYNKRDIEQSCILYLYTCNNLNKKEEMVLKVLNHRLGESNNSLLFRKLREEKGLAYDVYTLLDSIDSFNSVYIYTAVSKNNIDEAINTIDECIENIKQGKIKFNANTIRLMKKTLKTAIAFILDDSTDLSNYIVHQIIDNRNIYEFIDDTKKLDEIKEEDIVNLSKKIFNNPTIHILKDN; encoded by the coding sequence ATGTTTCAATCAAAGGAATTAAATTTACCTAATGGTTTTAAAGCTATAATAGTTAAAAAGGATACGCCTATTTTTTCAATTAATTTAGGCGTAGGGATAGGATCTATTTTTGAAAGTGAAAAAGAAAAAGGTATTTCACATTTTATAGAACATATGCTTTTTAAAGGCACTGAAAATAGAACTAATAAAAAATTAAATGAGGATTTAGAAGAACTAGCTGGAGAATATAATGCATATACAGATTATAATTGTACTGTTTATTCTATTACTGCGTTAAATGATGAATTTGAAAATGCCATGGAAATTATAAGTGACATGGTTATAAAATCGAATTTCCCAAAGGATGAAGTAGAAAAAGAGAGAAAAGTAATACTTTCAGAACTTAATGGAAGTAAAGATGATATAGAAGATTTTAGTTTTGTAAAAATAAAACAATTAGCCTATAGGAATAGTCCACTAAAATATGATACAATAGGAACAAGAGAAAATATAGAAAATTTTACCAAAAATCAATTGAAAAATTTCTATAGTAAATATTATGTCCCAAATAATTCGTATATATCCGTAGTTTCATCTTATGATTATGATTATGTGGAAAGAGTAATATATAAATACTTTAATATGTGGTCTAAAAAAGAATTTGTAAAGAAGAATGTAAGCTTTGAAGAAAATATACCAGGTAAATATATTTATAATAAAAGGGATATAGAACAAAGTTGTATATTATATCTTTATACTTGCAATAATTTAAATAAGAAAGAAGAAATGGTGTTAAAAGTACTAAATCATAGATTAGGAGAAAGTAATAATTCTTTATTGTTTAGAAAACTCAGAGAAGAAAAGGGGTTGGCTTATGATGTATATACTTTACTAGATAGTATAGATTCATTTAACTCTGTATATATTTATACAGCAGTTTCAAAGAACAATATAGATGAGGCTATTAATACTATAGACGAATGTATTGAGAATATAAAACAGGGAAAAATTAAATTTAATGCAAATACTATTAGACTTATGAAAAAAACTTTAAAAACTGCTATAGCATTTATTTTAGATGATAGCACTGACTTAAGTAATTATATAGTTCATCAAATTATAGATAATAGAAATATATATGAATTTATAGACGATACTAAGAAATTGGATGAAATAAAAGAGGAAGATATAGTAAATTTATCAAAAAAAATATTTAATAATCCTACTATACATATTTTAAAGGATAATTAA
- a CDS encoding QueT transporter family protein yields the protein MIKNTKQLVTSAIIATIYAVVTIFLTYPMSFQASQFRVAEALTILPLFTPVAIPGLFVGCLISNLLSPVGPLDVIFGSLTTLIAAIATWQIGKSNLKYKKLLAPLPPVILNAIIIGLLLNYTLKWPLFLTMFQVGFGEFLCCYGLGLPLITVIEKNDYLKQILSL from the coding sequence ATGATTAAAAACACTAAACAATTAGTAACTAGTGCTATTATTGCAACTATTTATGCAGTAGTTACTATATTTCTAACTTATCCAATGAGCTTCCAAGCTTCTCAATTTAGAGTAGCAGAGGCTTTAACTATTTTACCACTCTTTACCCCAGTAGCAATACCAGGACTTTTCGTAGGTTGTCTTATATCTAACCTTTTAAGTCCAGTAGGACCATTAGATGTAATATTTGGTTCATTAACAACTTTAATTGCGGCTATAGCTACTTGGCAAATAGGAAAAAGTAATTTAAAATATAAAAAACTTTTAGCTCCTTTGCCACCAGTTATATTAAATGCAATTATAATTGGATTACTACTTAATTATACTCTAAAATGGCCTTTATTTTTAACTATGTTCCAAGTTGGTTTTGGAGAATTTTTATGTTGTTATGGTTTAGGACTACCTTTAATAACAGTAATTGAAAAAAATGATTACTTAAAACAAATTTTAAGTCTATAA